Proteins encoded in a region of the Brassica napus cultivar Da-Ae unplaced genomic scaffold, Da-Ae ScsIHWf_333;HRSCAF=532, whole genome shotgun sequence genome:
- the LOC125603461 gene encoding photosystem I P700 chlorophyll a apoprotein A2-like has product MYRTNWGIGHGLKDILEAHKGPFTGQGHKGLYEILTTSWHAQLSLNLAMLGSLTIVVAHHMYSMPPYPYLATDYATQLSLFTHHMWIGGFLIVGAAAHAAIFMVRDYDPTNRYNDLLDRVLRHRDAIISHLNWVCIFLGFHSFGLYIHNDTMSALGRPQDMFSDTAIQLQPVFAQWIQNTHALAPGVTAPGETASTSLTWGGGELVAVGGKVALLPIPLGTADFLVHHIHAFTIHVTVLILLKGVLFARSSRLIPDKANLGFRFPCDGPGRGGTCQVSAWDHVFLGLFWMYNSISVVIFHFSWKMQSDVWGSISDQGVVTHITGGNFAQSSITINGWLRDFLWAQASQVIQSYGSSLSAYGLFFLGAHFVWAFSLMFLFSGRGYWQELIESIVWAHNKLKVAPATQPRALSIVQGAQDPTTRRIWFGIATAHDFESHDDITEERLYQNIFASHFGQLAIIFLWTSGNLFHVAWQGNFETWIQDPLHVRPIAHAIWDPHFGQPAVEAFTRGGALGPVNIAYSGVYQWWYTIGLRTNEDLYTGALFLLFLSALSLIGGWLHLQPKWKPRVSWFKNAESRLNHHLSGLFGVSSLAWTGHLVHVAIPASRGEYVRWNNFLSVLPHPQGLGPLFTGQWNLYAQNPDSSSHLFGTSQGSGTAILTLLGGFHPQTQSLWLTDMAHHHLAIAILFLIAGHMYRTNFGIGHSIKDLLEAHIPPGGRLGRGHKGLYDTINNSIHFQLGLALASLGVITSLVAQHMYSLPAYAFIAQDFTTQAALYTHHQYIAGFIMTGAFAHGAIFFIRDYNPEQNEDNVLARMLDHKEAIISHLSWASLFLGFHTLGLYVHNDVMLAFGTPEKQILIEPIFAQWIQSAHGKTSYGFDVLLSSTNGPAFNAGRSIWLPGWLNAINENSNSLFLTIGPGDFLVHHAIALGLHTTTLILVKGALDARGSKLMPDKKDFGYSFPCDGPGRGGTCDISAWDAFYLAVFWMLNTIGWVTFYWHWKHITLWQGNVSQFNESSTYLMGWLRDYLWLNSSQLINGYNPFGMNSLSVWAWMFLFGHLVWATGFMFLISWRGYWQELIETLAWAHERTPLANLIRWKDKPVALSIVQARLVGLAHFSVGYIFTYAAFLIASTSGKFG; this is encoded by the coding sequence ATGTATAGGACCAACTGGGGTATTGGTCATGGTCTAAAAGATATTTTAGAGGCTCATAAAGGTCCATTTACAGGCCAAGGCCATAAAGGTCTATATGAAATTCTAACAACATCATGGCATGCTCAATTATCTCTTAACCTGGCTATGTTAGGCTCTTTAACTATTGTTGTAGCTCACCATATGTATTCCATGCCCCCTTATCCATATCTAGCTACTGACTATGCTACACAACTATCATTGTTCACACATCACATGTGGATTGGTGGATTTCTCATAGTTGGTGCTGCTGCGCATGCAGCCATTTTTATGGTAAGAGACTATGATCCAACTAATCGATACAACGATTTATTAGATCGTGTCCTGAGGCATCGCGATGCAATCATATCACACCTCAACTGGGTATGTATATTTCTAGGCTTCCACAGTTTTGGTTTGTATATTCATAATGATACCATGAGTGCTTTAGGGCGTCCACAAGATATGTTTTCAGATACTGCTATACAATTACAACCAGTCTTTGCTCAATGGATACAAAATACCCATGCTTTAGCACCTGGTGTAACAGCCCCTGGTGAAACAGCGAGCACCAGTTTGACTTGGGGGGGCGGTGAGTTAGTAGCAGTGGGTGGCAAAGTAGCTTTGCTACCTATTCCATTAGGAACGGCCGACTTTTTGGTACATCATATTCATGCATTTACAATTCATGTGACGGTATTGATACTGTTGAAAGGTGTTTTATTTGCTCGTAGCTCGCGGTTAATACCAGATAAAGCAAATCTTGGTTTTCGTTTCCCTTGTGATGGGCCTGGAAGAGGAGGAACGTGTCAAGTATCTGCTTGGGATCATGTCTTCTTAGGACTATTCTGGATGTACAATTCTATTTCGGTAGTAATATTCCATTTCAGTTGGAAAATGCAGTCAGATGTTTGGGGTAGTATAAGCGATCAAGGGGTGGTAACTCATATTACCGGAGGAAACTTTGCACAGAGTTCCATTACTATTAATGGGTGGCTCCGCGATTTCTTATGGGCACAAGCATCTCAGGTAATTCAATCTTATGGTTCTTCGTTATCTGCATATGGTCTTTTTTTCCTAGGTGCTCATTTTGTATGGGCTTTCAGTTTAATGTTTCTATTCAGCGGGCGTGGTTATTGGCAAGAACTTATTGAATCCATTGTTTGGGctcataataaattaaaagttgCTCCTGCTACTCAGCCTAGAGCCTTGAGCATTGTACAAGGAGCTCAGGACCCCACTACTCGTCGTATTTGGTTTGGTATTGCTACCGCACATGACTTCGAGAGTCATGATGATATTACTGAAGAACGTCTTTATCAGAATATTTTTGCTTCTCATTTCGGGCAATTAGCAATAATTTTTCTGTGGACTTCCGGAAATTTGTTTCATGTAGCTTGGCAAGGAAATTTTGAGACATGGATACAAGACCCTTTACATGTAAGACCgattgctcatgctatttgggATCCTCATTTTGGTCAACCGGCTGTGGAAGCATTTACTCGAGGAGGTGCTCTTGGCCCGGTGAATATAGCTTATTCTGGTGTTTATCAGTGGTGGTATACAATCGGTTTACGTACTAATGAAGATCTTTATACTGGAGctctttttctattatttctttcTGCCCTATCCTTAATAGGGGGTTGGTTACACCTACAACCAAAATGGAAACCAAGAGTTTCATGGTTCAAAAATGCTGAATCTCGTCTGAATCATCATTTGTCAGGACTATTCGGGGTAAGCTCCTTGGCTTGGACAGGTCATTTAGTACATGTCGCTATTCCTGCATCCAGGGGGGAATATGTTCGATGGAATAATTTCTTAAGTGTATTACCGCATCCCCAAGGGTTAGGCCCACTTTTTACGGGTCAGTGGAATCTGTATGCTCAAAACCCCGATTCAAGTAGTCATTTATTTGGTACCTCCCAAGGATCAGGAACTGCCATTCTAACCCTTCTTGGGGGATTCCATCCACAAACGCAAAGTTTATGGCTAACCGATATGGCACATCATCATCTAGCTATCGCAATTCTTTTCCTCATTGCGGGTCATATGTATAGAACTAACTTTGGAATCGGACACAGTATAAAAGATCTTTTAGAAGCACATATTCCTCCGGGAGGACGGTTGGGGCGTGGGCATAAGGGTCTTTATGACACAATCAATAATTCGATTCATTTTCAATTAGGCCTTGCTCTAGCCTCCTTAGGAGTTATTACTTCCTTGGTAGCTCAACACATGTACTCTTTACCTGCTTATGCGTTCATAGCGCAAGATTTTACGACTCAAGCTGCGTTATATACCCATCACCAATACATTGCAGGATTCATCATGACAGGAGCTTTTGCTCATGgagctatattttttattagagaTTACAATCCAGAACAGAATGAGGATAACGTATTGGCAAGAATGTTAGACCATAAAGAAGCTATCATATCCCATTTAAGTTGGGCCAGCCTCTTTCTAGGGTTCCATACTTTGGGACTTTATGTTCATAATGACGTCATGCTTGCTTTTGGTACTCCCGAAAAACAAATCTTGATCGAACCCATATTTGCCCAATGGATACAATCCGCTCATGGGAAAACTTCATATGGATTTGATGTACTTTTATCTTCGACAAATGGCCCAGCATTTAATGCGGGTCGAAGCATATGGTTGCCCGGCTGGTTAAATGCTATTAATGAGAATAGTAATTCATTATTCTTAACAATAGGTCCTGGAGATTTCTTGGTTCATCATGCTATTGCTTTAGGTTTACATACAACTACATTGATCTTAGTAAAAGGTGCTTTAGATGCACGTGGTTCCAAGTTAATGCCAGATAAAAAGGATTTCGGGTATAGTTTTCCTTGCGATGGTCCGGGACGAGGTGGTACTTGTGATATTTCGGCTTGGGACGCATTTTATTTGGCAGTTTTTTGGATGTTAAATACTATTGGATGGGTTACTTTTTATTGGCATTGGAAACACATCACATTATGGCAAGGTAACGTTTCACAGTTTAATGAATCTTCCACTTATTTGATGGGATGGTTAAGAGATTATCTATGGTTAAACTCTTCACAACTTATCAATGGATATAACCCGTTTGGTATGAATAGTTTATCAGTCTGGGCATGGATGTTCTTATTTGGGCATCTTGTTTGGGCTACTGGATTTATGTTCTTAATTTCCTGGCGTGGTTATTGGCAGGAATTGATTGAAACTTTAGCATGGGCTCATGAACGTACACCTTTGGCAAATTTGATTCGATGGAAAGATAAACCAGTAGCTCTTTCAATTGTGCAAGCAAGATTGGTTGGATTAGCTCACTTTTCTGTAGGTTATATATTCACTTATGCGGCTTTCTTGATTGCCTCCACGTCGGGCAAATTcggttaa